GTTGAAAGGGACGCCATGGCGTCCCTTTCGCCGTCGGGAGGTGACCATGCCCAATCGGCGCTCACGCGGATACCAGCCGTGCTGGAAGCCCCAGGCGTCCTCGCTGGAACTGCTCGCGGCCGTGGACCGGGTCCTGAACCGATACACGGACCACCTGCCCCTCACGATCAGGCAGGTCTGGTACTCGCTGATCTCCGACGGGGTACTGGCCAAGGAGTCCCGTACCTACAAGCGGCTGATCGAGGTGATCGGGATGGGCCGCCGGTCGGGCCGAATCCCCTGGGAAGCGCTCCGCGACGACACCGAATTGAAAGCGGAACCCGTCTTCTACGCCGGCCCCGACGACTTCCATGCCGCGCTGCGGCAGGCTGCGGACGGCTACCGGCTGGACCGGCAGACAGGCCAGCCGATCCGGCTGGAGGTGTGGTCGGAGACAGCGGGGATGGTCAACCAGCTCCGCGCTGTGGCCGACCCGTACGGAGTGCCTGTGTACTCGGGCAGCGGGTTCAGCGGCCTGCCGGCGAAACGGACCGCGGCGCTGCGCATGGCCGCCGATCCCCGGCCCGTGAGGGTGTTCGTCGTATCGGACTGGGATCCGAGCGGGGTGCACCTGTTCTCCGCGCTCGCGGAGGACGTCGCGGCGTTCGCCACCGTGGACGCCCCCGGTTCGGAAGTCGTCTTCGAGCGCCTGGCAGTCACCGAGCAGCAGATCGAGGAACACCGGCTGCCGACCGCCCCCACGAAAACCACCGACAACCGCTCCTTCACCGGCAGCTCCACCACCCAGGCTGAGGCCCTGCCGCCCGACGTCCTCGCCTCCGTCGTACGCGATGCGATCACCTCCCGCCGTGATCCGCTGATCCTCGCGGAACTCCTGAACCGAGAGGAACGCGAACGCCGCGCCCTGCTCGCCGACCTGAACATCCACGCCGACCCCGGGCCCGACTAGCGACTCGACCGGCACAGCCGCAGAGATCGCACCGGCGGGGCCGGCAGACCACCGGACGCTGAGAAAGGGCCCACCGGCGTGGACGGTCCTGGAATGATGAATCACCACATCGCACCAGATCGCCAAGGGGATCAATGGGCCTGCACATTTCGCGGATCGAGATACGCAACTTCCGCAACTTCCGGCACCTGGTCATCGACGACTTCCCCGCCCACGCCGTAGTCGTCGGCGAGAACGGCGTCGGCAAGTCGAACCTGCTGGAAGCGATCCGCCTGGTCCTCGACCCGTCCATCTCCGACGCACGGCGCATGCTGCGCGAGGAAGACATCTGGGAAGGACACCCCGCGGGCCTGGCCGGCGGAGCCGAAGTGACCATCGTGGTCGAACTCCGAGGCTTCGACGACGACGCCGACGCCAAGAGCATTCTGTCCAGCGCCGCGGTGGACTTCGACCCCTACGTAGCCCGGCTGACCTACCGCTTCGCCCCGCGGACGGAGGTGGCAACGGCCGATGGCTCCCGCGTGCAGCCGACCGGCCGGCCGCTGACCGCGAAGGACTACGACGTCGTCGTCTTCGCCGGCGACCGCGAGACCAACGACGTGCGCGCCATCCGCCGCGAAGTTGCCCTGCGCGTCCTGCCGGCCCTGCGAGACGCCGAGGCAGACCTGCACAACTGGCGCCGCAGCCCTATGAGGGACCTCCTCGAACGGCTCCCCCTTGACCCGGTCAACCTGGAAGCCACCGCCTCGGCCATGGCCACGGCAGTCGACCAGCTCACCAAGGACGACAACGTCGCCAAGCTGGAAGGACACCTGACGGACCGGCTCGGCGCGATGTTCGGGCCGCGCCTGGCGGTCCAACCCACCCTGGGGTTCGCCTCCTCCAAGCCGGACGAACTGATCCGCGCCGTACGCCTCTTCTTCGACACGGCACGCCGCAGAAGCATCTCCGACACCAGCCTGGGCAGCGCCAACGTCATCTACCTCGGCCTGCTGCTCGAAGCCCTCAGCCAGCAGCGAGACGACGAGGAATTCATCGCCACCCTCGTCGCCGTGGAGGAGCCCGAAGCCCACCTCCACGTCACCCTCCAGCGGCACCTCTTCGGGTACCTGCTGCGCAGCGGACCGTCGCTCGTCCTCACCACCCACAGTCCGCACATCGCCGCCGTCGCCCCGGTCCGCTCCTTCATCGTGCTGCGCGCAACGGAGAACGGCACTACCGGTGCCACAACGTCCGCCCTCCCCGTCACCAGCGAGCAGGCCGCGGACCTGGAGCGCTACCTCGACGTCAGCCGCGCCGAGGTCCTCTTCGCCTCCGCCGTCGTCCTGGTCGAAGGACTGGCCGAGCTGTACATCCTCCCCGCCCTGGCCGAAGCCGCCGGCTTCGACCTCGACGCCTACGGCACCGTGGTGGCCAGCGTCCACGGCACCGACTTCAAGCCCTACCGGGCACTCCTCGGCCCGAAGGGCCTCGACACCCCCCACGTGGTCATCACCGACGGAGACGCCGCCCGCGACAAGCGCGGCCGACGGGAAGCCGGCCTCAAGCGAGGCGCGAACCTCCACCCCGACGAAGCCCGCGGCAAGGCGCTCCGCGACCAGATTGCCCGCCTGCCGGAAACCGGCGCGGCCGACTACCAAACGACCCGCGATCCCCTCGCCTCAGAACTCCAGGACCACGGCGTCTACGTCGGCGCCCAGACCCTGGAGACCGACCTGTGCTCCATGTTCGGCGAGGAGATCATCCAAGCCTTCAAGGAGCTGAACGGCAACGCCACCGCGATCGACGACGTGAGCCGCGGGGTCGCCAACGAGCTGAACACGACGATCGACCCCGAGCTGCGGAAGAAGATGCTCAAGCGCATCGGCGACCTCGGCAAGGGCCGCTTCGCCCAGCGCCTCGCCGCGCACATCGCCCAGGTCGACCTGGACGCCCGGATCCGGTCCGAAGCCAACATCACGGACGACCTTGTCCCCCTGGACGAGCACGCCCTGCGCCGCCTGGGCACGGCGTCCTACCTCTTCCTGGCCATGGAACGCATCAGCCGCGCGGCCCGCGGAACCTCACTACTCACCGGCCACACGGCGCCACAGGCCAACGGGCAGGGCAGCGATGCAGGTCAGTGACACCCTGCTCGCAGAGCTCGACAGTCTGCACCCCAGGCAGCGGACCGCCGTTCTCCACGACGGCAACGTCGTACTGCGGGCCGGGCCCGGAAGCGGGAAGACACGCACCCTCGTCGCCCGGATCGCCTACGTGCTCCAGACGCAGATCTCGGCCTTCCGCGGCGTGGCCTGCATCACCTACACCAACGCGGCGGCCGAGGAGATCCGCCGCCGCGTCCTGCGCAGCGGCGTGCGCGCCGAAGGGCGGATCACCTGCTCCACCGTGCACGCCTTTTGCCTGAACGAGATCCTCCGCGCCTTCGCACACCTGACCGGGCAGTCGGCACCTCAAGCAGGACAGGTCCTCAACAAGGCGGCCACCGAAGCGCTTCTGCAGCGGTGCTTCGACCAGGCCGGCATCGGCGAGGTCCTCGCCCAGCACCGCATGCCCCAGAGCACCCGGATTCGCCGGGCCCTGGCCTGCAACGAGGACCTGGACAGCTTCGACCCGCGGGAAGTCCAGGCGGCACGCCTCTACGAGGAACAGCTCATCCTCAGAGGCGAGATCGACTTCGAGGCCATGGTCACCCGGGCCGTGCACATCGTCAGGGAGCACGCACATGTCCGCGACCTCCTGCGCTCCCGCTTTCCCCACCTCGTCGTCGACGAGTACCAGGACCTCGGCGGAGTCCTCCACGAACTCGTGCTCGCGCTGCGCGACCTGGCCGGCATCACCGTCTTCGCCGTCGGGGACACCGACCAGTCTGTCTACGGATTCACCGGAGCCGACGCCAAGTACCTGACCGAGCTGGCAGGCCGAGCGGACTTCCGCGATCTCGAACTCGAGGTCAACTACCGCAGCGGCCAGGACATCATCACCGCCGCCGAAGCCGCCCTCGGCCTTTCCCGAGGCCGCCTCGCCCGCGAAGGGGCACCCCCAGGCGACGTCAACCTCGAACAGGTCGAGGGAGGGCTCGCGGACCACGCCCGAGTGACCTGCGACCTGGTCGAACAGGCGCAGAACAAGGGCATCAGCCCCGAGCGGATCGCCATCCTCTACCCCGCTCGCGGTCGCCTGCTCGACGAAGTCCGCAGCGAGCTCACCCGACGCGAGCTGGACTTCCGGCACGAAGGTGACGACAAGCTCCCCGCCGGCAGCCTTTCCCGCTTCGTCCAGCGGTGCGCCAGCCGCGCCGTCACCAACTACCAGATCCACACCGCATCCGGCGCCGATCGCGCCGACATGCTGCGCCGTACGCAGGCGCCGTCACTTGCCTCCCTGGCCCGCGCCTTCACCACGCTGCGTACCGAGGCCCAGCTCGCCCCGTCCCCCTCGCGGCTCTTCGTGCCCAGGGCTCTGCAACTGTGCCTCGACCCCGAGGAGCTCTACCCAGCCGAAGCCCCTGCCCTCGCCTGGCTGGAGCAGCTGCGCGCCGGCTTGGCTCTTGACGAGATAGCCGCGGGACACCCCGACCAGGACAACACGAGCAGCCTCGACCGCATGGCCGACCTGTGCAGGTCCAAGGACTTTCTGCTGCAGGACCTCGCGCGCGGCGAGGAAGTCATCGGGAAGGTACTGCTCGCCACCTACCACGCAGCCAAGGGCCGAGAGTTCGACACCGTGATCCTGCCGGGCCTCCTCCAGGGCATCATTCCGCGTGATGTCCCGAGCGGGAAGCAGTGGCGGAAACCCACGGAGACGGAGCTCGCGGAGCAGAGGCGCACCTTCTACGTCGCCCTCACCCGTGCCGAGTCGACCGTGACCATGATCGTCGGCCCCGGGTACGAGACCAGGAACGGATACTGGATGTCGTTGGGGCCCTCAGCCTTCGTGATCGAGATGGCGCGGCGGCTCTTCCCCGACGAACAGACCTGACCAGGCGGCCGTCCCCGGCCCCGTCCGACGCTCCGGCATCCGACTACGGTGATCACCATGACACTGGGGGAGATGCTGCAACGCCACGCCGGGCAGGCCATGGTGGCGACGGCGATCATCAGCGAGGCCGTCATGACACAGCTGCGCGGACCGGCGGCCGGCATCGCCGTCGGCGTGGCGGCGGCGGCCGGCGGACTGTGGGCGGTGCAGGGCCGCGCCCGGCAGAAGTCGGCGATCGCCATGGGGCCGTCAGCCCAGGCGTTGACCTGGCAGGCCCACGCAAGCCGCAAGCCCGACCCGTCCGACAGCGACACGTACCGCCACATCGCCACCCGGATGCGGCAGACCACCGAGCACGTACGCCGCACCACTGCCGAGCGCGGACTGAAGAAGGTCACCCTGGCCACTTCCAGCGAGACCGGCAGCTGGGCCGACGCCCGCTCCACCGGCCACGGCCGCCGAGGCCACGTGTGGCTCGGCATGCGGTGGCTCCACCCCCGACACACCAACCACCTCCCCGCGGTCCTGGAGCACGAACTCGCCCACCTCCAGCGCCGCGACACCGGCAAGCGCATCGCCGCCGAGTCCGCCGCCGTCGCGGTGGCCGGCCTGGCCGCGGGCCTGCTGCCCCTGCCCGCCTTCGCCCTGACCGCAGCCGCCGCCTGGGCGCTGAACACCCTGTTCTTCTGGTGGGGCGAACTCGCCTGCGACCTCGCAGCCGCCCGCGTCTGCGGCCGGACCGCCGTAGCCGACATGTGGCGCGAGGACCTCGAACGTGACCGCGCCCGCGCCGTACTGCCCCGGATCTGGGTGACGGTGCGGGGCCTGCGCACGCACCCGCCACTGCGCCTGCGGATCCTGTGCGCCGAACACGTCCCGTTGCCCGACGCACGCGGGCAGGCCGTGCACCCACTGCACACGCCGGCCGCCAGTTGATCCGACCTCCTCGCCCACTGCTTCCCGTCCACGAACCCGCGCTGCGCGCCGACGCGTGATGGGATTCCCCGATATGTGCGATAAGCGGCCGGTTGGCGCGGTACTTTGTCGAGCAGTCCCCCTGGACGCCGCGTCCCCCCGTGCGCTGCGTCCGGGGGTGTACTCCGCCGGTTCAGGCGTGATCAGCCGCCCTCCGGCCGCGGCAACCCGCTCTCGCGACCGTCTGGCGCGACCGGCTCTCTCTTTCACATGAGATCACCGGCTCGCAGCGCCGGGGTTCGGGATCCGGTAGACCGGGGTGGCGGGTGCGAGGGGGAGGTCGGCGCGGACCCGCGCGCGGAGGAAGAACCGGCGCTCACGAGTGAACGTGACGCCCTCGACCGCACCGTCCTTGTAGACCGGCCCGACGAGCCGCCCGTCACTGTCGCGGATCCCGATCCGCACTCCGGGCTTCCAGTGCGCCCGCCGCCACGTGCCGACGACGAGCGGCCCCCGCGAGCCGGTTGGCGCCGTGCGCTGCTCGGGCGGTCCCTCGGGCGGAGGGGTGAAGTCCAGGACACGGACCCCATGGAAGCCGCCAGCCCGCCCGGCCTCGCTCGTGGCGATCCTGCCCAAGGAGCTGCGCGACGTGGGGCGCGGACCGGGGTCCGGCAGAGCGGGCGGCTGCGTCCATCGGGCGAACGCCAACTGCGCGGCATACCCGTACAGCACGCGGCCGCCGCCGTGGTCGCCGTACGCGGTCGGCTGCAGCACCTGGCATCGCTTCCCCGTCGCGTCGAGGGAGGAGATGAGCAGGAACCCGGACGTCGTGTCCAGCCGGCCATCGGGCTGGGAGGCGAGCAGGCCGCCGAGGATGACTGGCTCCAGTCCCACGCACACGCCGTCCTCGATCAGCGCGGCGAGCTCGTCGTCGTCGGCTTGGGCCGCGCGCAGGGGGACGGCGTCGTGCGTGATGAGGGACCAGGGGGCCGGCAGTCGCAGAGCGTCCCGGGTCGGTTCGTCCAGCGGGGCGGTGGTGACCACGTCCAGGGCGAGCGGGGCGGGGACCATGTGCACGGCGGCCAGGTAGGCGGCGGTGCCGGTCAGGGCGCGCAGCCACCGCACGGCTCGCTCCTGTTGCACGGTGTAGGTGCTGGTGCGGAAATCCTGCTCGTCCAGCAGACCGGACCGCAGCGCGCCGACGTCCGCGGGCACCAGGCCGGACAGGTCCGAGGGCAGGCGGCGATGGATTTGGGCGAAGCGCCGCTCGAGCTCCCACTGCTCCCGCTGGGTCGCCAGTGCGGCCGCGGCGACGTCGATGATGACGTCGTCCGGCCCGCACAGCGCGAGGACTGCCTTGGACTCGTGAGGAGCCAGCTCCCAGTCGATGGCGTGCTCGTTCGCGAGTCGTTGTGCCTCTCCGCACTCGGCGACCACTCGCTTCCATAGCACCGCCAGCTGCTCGTCCCAGGATCCCGATCTGCCGGGCCCAGCGCCGGGACCGAGAAGGAACTCCTTCCAGGCGCCCGAGGTCAGGGCGGTGAAGGTGAGGCCGCTGTCACGCGTAGCCGGGGCGGCCGGTTGCGCGAAGGCCGTGTCGAGGAGGTTCCGAACGCTCATGCCCTGGTCAACGATAGTGCTCGGTTCGAAGGCACTCATGTCCGCGCCTTGCGGTGGCCGCCTGGGGTTGGTCACTCCTCGGCTTGCTGCTGGGCCTCTTCGAGGGCACGCAGCGCGGCCTGACGAGTCTGCTCGATACGGGCAGGATCCCGCGGCGTTTGGTCCTCTTCGGCTCCCGCGCCGCCGTCAGCCGCCGCCATCATGGCGTCGAGGGCCTTGCGCCGCGCGGCCGCACTCAGTGGCGGCCGCCGGCCGCGCAGCGCCCCGATCGTCATCAGCGTCAGCACGTCGTCGCTCGTGGTGGGCCGCATGCGGCCTTCGAGAAGTTCGTCCAGCCGCCAGCTGTCCGCGATCTCTTCCCACGTCACGTCCGGCGTTGCTTCCTCGCTCATGCGTTTCCCCACCCCAAAACGAACGTCACCGCTTCCGGTCTGCCGAAATCCCCGACCGGCGTGCTCACACGCTGCGCATGACCGCCACGACCTTGCCGAGGATGGACGCCGCGTCGCCGCAGATGGGCTCGAAGGCGTCGTTCTCCGGCATGAGCCACACCCTCGGGCCCTCCCGCTTGAGTCGCTTGACCGTCGCCTCGCCGTCGATCATGGCGGCGACGATCTCGCCGTTCTCGGCGTCCGGCTGCACCCTGACGGCGACTGTGTCGCCGTCCATGATGTGCGCC
Above is a genomic segment from Streptomyces sp. NBC_01426 containing:
- a CDS encoding ATP-dependent helicase; the protein is MQVSDTLLAELDSLHPRQRTAVLHDGNVVLRAGPGSGKTRTLVARIAYVLQTQISAFRGVACITYTNAAAEEIRRRVLRSGVRAEGRITCSTVHAFCLNEILRAFAHLTGQSAPQAGQVLNKAATEALLQRCFDQAGIGEVLAQHRMPQSTRIRRALACNEDLDSFDPREVQAARLYEEQLILRGEIDFEAMVTRAVHIVREHAHVRDLLRSRFPHLVVDEYQDLGGVLHELVLALRDLAGITVFAVGDTDQSVYGFTGADAKYLTELAGRADFRDLELEVNYRSGQDIITAAEAALGLSRGRLAREGAPPGDVNLEQVEGGLADHARVTCDLVEQAQNKGISPERIAILYPARGRLLDEVRSELTRRELDFRHEGDDKLPAGSLSRFVQRCASRAVTNYQIHTASGADRADMLRRTQAPSLASLARAFTTLRTEAQLAPSPSRLFVPRALQLCLDPEELYPAEAPALAWLEQLRAGLALDEIAAGHPDQDNTSSLDRMADLCRSKDFLLQDLARGEEVIGKVLLATYHAAKGREFDTVILPGLLQGIIPRDVPSGKQWRKPTETELAEQRRTFYVALTRAESTVTMIVGPGYETRNGYWMSLGPSAFVIEMARRLFPDEQT
- a CDS encoding M48 family metalloprotease, yielding MTLGEMLQRHAGQAMVATAIISEAVMTQLRGPAAGIAVGVAAAAGGLWAVQGRARQKSAIAMGPSAQALTWQAHASRKPDPSDSDTYRHIATRMRQTTEHVRRTTAERGLKKVTLATSSETGSWADARSTGHGRRGHVWLGMRWLHPRHTNHLPAVLEHELAHLQRRDTGKRIAAESAAVAVAGLAAGLLPLPAFALTAAAAWALNTLFFWWGELACDLAAARVCGRTAVADMWREDLERDRARAVLPRIWVTVRGLRTHPPLRLRILCAEHVPLPDARGQAVHPLHTPAAS
- a CDS encoding ATP-dependent nuclease — encoded protein: MGLHISRIEIRNFRNFRHLVIDDFPAHAVVVGENGVGKSNLLEAIRLVLDPSISDARRMLREEDIWEGHPAGLAGGAEVTIVVELRGFDDDADAKSILSSAAVDFDPYVARLTYRFAPRTEVATADGSRVQPTGRPLTAKDYDVVVFAGDRETNDVRAIRREVALRVLPALRDAEADLHNWRRSPMRDLLERLPLDPVNLEATASAMATAVDQLTKDDNVAKLEGHLTDRLGAMFGPRLAVQPTLGFASSKPDELIRAVRLFFDTARRRSISDTSLGSANVIYLGLLLEALSQQRDDEEFIATLVAVEEPEAHLHVTLQRHLFGYLLRSGPSLVLTTHSPHIAAVAPVRSFIVLRATENGTTGATTSALPVTSEQAADLERYLDVSRAEVLFASAVVLVEGLAELYILPALAEAAGFDLDAYGTVVASVHGTDFKPYRALLGPKGLDTPHVVITDGDAARDKRGRREAGLKRGANLHPDEARGKALRDQIARLPETGAADYQTTRDPLASELQDHGVYVGAQTLETDLCSMFGEEIIQAFKELNGNATAIDDVSRGVANELNTTIDPELRKKMLKRIGDLGKGRFAQRLAAHIAQVDLDARIRSEANITDDLVPLDEHALRRLGTASYLFLAMERISRAARGTSLLTGHTAPQANGQGSDAGQ